In Streptomyces nodosus, one DNA window encodes the following:
- a CDS encoding ABC transporter permease, giving the protein MFFTYLRRELRRRRKAALVVASGLALGIALVIVVNSVSSGMGKAQDKVLESLYGLGTDMTVTKAAAAPTSGSGQPRFRFDAGGDDSKDQSSDRVMVQGFETLSDSTVTKVGSQSGVSDAVGGLSLRVIKISGQFTQGQFKQFQNGGRQRGPGGTGGEPQGRVEGGGADFGVDSYSLYGTNVTKPALGPLTSSKITSGRSFKSSETDAKVAVVDSAYAKEKKLKVGSTVTVKGVKFSVIGIATADSGDAAANVYIPLQRAQTLADAKNKVTTIYVKATDSQQIDAVKKTIQKNVSGTTVTTSSDLASTVSGSLSTASSLATSVGKWLSITVLVAAFLVAGLLTSSAVSRRVREFGTLKALGWKSGRVTRQVVGEAVVNSLVGGILGIALGLAGAYVVTAISPTLEAQLGGGGGGGGGGGVLTGGPAGTALGGPGRGAAKTLEVALTAPVSATTIALAVALAVAGGLIAGAFGGWRASRLRPADALRRVE; this is encoded by the coding sequence ATGTTCTTCACCTACCTGAGGCGCGAACTGCGCCGCCGGCGAAAGGCGGCCCTGGTCGTCGCCTCCGGGCTCGCGCTGGGCATCGCTCTGGTCATCGTGGTCAACTCCGTGTCCTCCGGCATGGGGAAGGCCCAGGACAAGGTCCTGGAGTCGCTGTACGGACTCGGCACCGACATGACCGTCACCAAGGCGGCCGCCGCGCCGACGAGCGGCTCGGGGCAGCCGCGCTTCCGGTTCGACGCCGGCGGTGACGACTCCAAGGACCAGAGCAGCGACCGTGTGATGGTCCAGGGCTTCGAGACCCTGTCCGACAGCACGGTCACCAAGGTCGGCTCGCAGAGCGGCGTCTCGGACGCGGTGGGCGGACTCAGCCTCCGGGTCATCAAGATCAGTGGCCAGTTCACCCAGGGCCAGTTCAAGCAGTTCCAGAACGGCGGCCGGCAGCGCGGTCCCGGCGGCACCGGCGGTGAGCCCCAGGGCCGCGTCGAGGGCGGCGGCGCCGACTTCGGCGTCGACAGCTACTCCCTCTACGGCACCAATGTCACCAAGCCCGCCCTGGGCCCGCTGACCTCTTCGAAGATCACCAGCGGCCGCTCCTTCAAGTCCTCGGAGACCGACGCCAAGGTCGCCGTCGTGGACTCGGCGTACGCCAAGGAGAAGAAGCTCAAGGTCGGCAGCACCGTCACCGTCAAGGGCGTCAAGTTCTCGGTCATCGGCATCGCCACGGCCGACAGCGGCGACGCGGCGGCCAATGTCTACATCCCGCTCCAGCGGGCCCAGACGCTCGCCGACGCGAAGAACAAGGTCACCACGATCTACGTCAAGGCGACCGACTCCCAGCAGATCGACGCCGTCAAGAAGACCATCCAGAAGAACGTCTCGGGCACCACGGTCACCACCTCCTCGGACCTCGCCTCCACCGTCTCCGGTTCGCTCTCCACCGCCTCCAGCCTCGCCACCAGCGTGGGCAAGTGGCTGTCCATCACCGTGCTGGTGGCCGCGTTCCTGGTGGCCGGTCTGCTGACCTCCTCCGCCGTCTCCCGCCGGGTGCGCGAGTTCGGCACGCTCAAGGCGCTGGGCTGGAAGTCGGGCCGGGTGACCCGGCAGGTGGTCGGTGAGGCCGTCGTCAACAGCCTGGTCGGCGGAATCCTCGGTATCGCGCTCGGCCTGGCGGGCGCCTATGTCGTCACCGCGATCAGCCCCACGCTCGAGGCCCAGCTCGGCGGGGGCGGCGGAGGCGGCGGGGGCGGCGGTGTCCTCACCGGTGGTCCGGCCGGCACGGCCCTCGGCGGTCCCGGCCGAGGGGCCGCGAAGACCCTGGAGGTGGCCCTCACCGCGCCGGTCAGCGCCACCACCATCGCCCTGGCGGTCGCCCTCGCGGTCGCCGGCGGCCTGATCGCCGGCGCCTTCGGCGGCTGGCGCGCCTCCCGGCTGCGCCCGGCGGACGCCCTGCGCCGCGTCGAGTAG
- a CDS encoding ABC transporter ATP-binding protein, which translates to MYVLTGVTKRYTRGKAIVNALDGVDLTIGDGDRLVIQGPTGGGKSTLLQMLGGLDKPTTGSVELDGVDLAKLSESRLTTVRSQNIGFVFQSFNLIPTLTAQENVETALVPLGVKTKERRERAAEALESVGLGERLGHLPGEMSGGQQQRVAIARALVKQPKVLLADEPTGNLDESMRDEIMDVLDRMWKEHGLTFIVVTHDSSIARKAPRLATIRKGKITVKENAPS; encoded by the coding sequence ATGTACGTACTCACCGGCGTCACCAAGCGCTATACGCGGGGCAAGGCGATCGTGAACGCCCTGGACGGAGTCGACCTCACCATCGGCGACGGCGACCGGCTCGTCATCCAGGGCCCCACCGGCGGCGGCAAGTCCACCCTGCTGCAGATGCTCGGCGGACTCGACAAGCCGACCACGGGCAGCGTCGAACTCGACGGTGTCGACCTCGCCAAGCTCTCCGAGTCCCGGCTCACCACGGTGCGCAGCCAGAACATCGGATTCGTCTTCCAGTCCTTCAATCTGATCCCGACCCTGACCGCCCAGGAGAACGTCGAGACCGCCCTCGTCCCCCTCGGGGTGAAGACGAAGGAACGGCGCGAACGGGCGGCCGAGGCGCTGGAGTCGGTCGGACTCGGCGAGCGGCTGGGACATCTGCCCGGTGAGATGTCGGGTGGTCAGCAGCAGCGCGTCGCGATCGCCCGCGCGCTGGTGAAGCAGCCCAAGGTGCTGCTCGCCGACGAACCCACCGGAAACCTCGACGAGTCGATGCGCGACGAGATCATGGACGTGCTCGACCGTATGTGGAAGGAGCACGGGCTGACCTTCATCGTGGTCACCCACGACTCCTCGATCGCGAGGAAGGCCCCGCGGCTGGCCACCATCCGCAAGGGGAAGATCACCGTCAAGGAGAACGCCCCCTCGTAG
- a CDS encoding S8 family peptidase, with protein sequence MKRTCAAVVATAAAVAATAGMTGPVSAAAVTAARMAATGSASEHRITLITGDRVVLGAKGRVVGIERAKGRENIPVQVRKAGGHTFVVPADAAGLIASGKLDGRLFDVTALDTSRIRKAQKNGLKVIVGYQGTANTAKAEVREAGTLRRTLRSLNADAVQTPQRDVQELWKAVTDGDSAASGIAHIWLDGVRKASLDRSVPQIGAPQAWSAGYDGTGVKIAVLDTGVDTTHADLKGQVIAAKNFSAATGTGDKYGHGTHVASIAAGTGARSNGTYKGVAPGAKILNGKVLGDDGYGDDSAILAGMEWAAEQGADIVNLSLGDTDTPEIDPLEEEVNKLSEQKGILFTIAAGNEGDDGAGGARTVGSPGSAADALTVGAVDVKDKLASFSSRGPGIDGAIKPDVTAPGVDITAASAHGSLIAKEEGEKPAGYVTISGTSMATPHVAGAAALLKQQHPDWTFAELKSALTGSAKGGNYTPFQQGTGRIAVDRAIAQTVLAEPSSVNFGIAQWPHTDDQPLTKELTYRNLGDTDVTLSLSLTAKNPTGQAAPSGFFTLGVQEVTVPAGGTASVPVTADTRLGGSTFGAYSAYVTANGGGQSVRTAVAVEHEAEAYDVTLKYVNRAGQKPTHLTSLFDITGRDGREYLSKTAGTVTTIRVPKGTYLLDSLSLRDFVSAKGGIDWLVQPRLSVTKNTTVTLDLTKANPADITVPDSAAKPLEAMVSFTDDKIGFYDAYALPSFKDVRVAHVGPEVSSGLSQTWFGQWTKGGAAEYDIITSAKVKKLKGAHVHHYKASELATLKVNLGSPTSGKTGAVSAYAFLPGDFGFNSPVQQKLRGTRTLRVSTGEKVKWGLDFFQFGSKKDEWGFPELEAYYSLDTLQTFKGGKSYSKTFNTAVFGPRVSADYGIFREGNEIYGDLPLFADGQTHYGFSTVSSAKTTLYRNGTKVGSNNDPLFGQPFKVPAGDASYKLTTSVTRSAKVAGTSTRVDASWTFKSKKAGYAKLPASTVRFAATTGLDSRVKAGKKVTVPVTVQGSAAGSNLKSLTVWASYNNGKTWTKLTVKKGKITLKNPAKGKAISFRGKIVDKKGNTSVLSIYNAYYGK encoded by the coding sequence ATGAAAAGAACGTGCGCTGCCGTGGTCGCCACGGCGGCAGCCGTCGCGGCCACAGCGGGTATGACCGGCCCGGTGTCGGCGGCGGCGGTGACGGCGGCGCGCATGGCCGCGACGGGCTCCGCGTCCGAGCACCGGATCACCCTGATCACCGGTGACCGTGTCGTCCTCGGAGCCAAGGGCCGGGTCGTCGGCATCGAGCGGGCCAAGGGCCGCGAGAACATTCCCGTCCAGGTCCGTAAGGCCGGCGGGCACACCTTTGTGGTCCCCGCCGACGCGGCGGGCCTGATCGCCTCCGGGAAGCTCGACGGGCGTCTGTTCGACGTCACCGCACTCGACACCTCCCGCATCCGCAAGGCGCAGAAGAACGGCCTGAAGGTGATCGTCGGCTACCAGGGCACGGCGAACACCGCGAAGGCCGAGGTCCGCGAGGCGGGCACGCTCCGCCGGACCTTGAGGTCGCTGAACGCGGACGCGGTCCAGACGCCGCAGCGGGACGTGCAGGAGCTGTGGAAGGCCGTCACCGACGGCGACAGCGCCGCCTCCGGTATCGCGCACATCTGGCTCGACGGTGTCCGCAAAGCCAGCCTCGACAGATCGGTGCCGCAGATCGGCGCCCCCCAGGCCTGGTCCGCGGGATACGACGGCACGGGCGTCAAGATCGCTGTCCTGGACACGGGTGTCGACACCACCCACGCCGACCTCAAGGGCCAGGTGATCGCCGCCAAGAACTTCTCGGCCGCCACCGGCACCGGCGACAAGTACGGCCACGGCACCCATGTGGCGTCCATCGCGGCCGGTACGGGCGCCAGGTCGAACGGCACCTACAAGGGCGTCGCCCCCGGTGCGAAGATCCTCAACGGCAAGGTCCTGGGCGACGACGGGTACGGCGACGACTCCGCCATCCTCGCGGGCATGGAGTGGGCGGCCGAGCAGGGCGCCGACATCGTCAACCTCAGCCTGGGCGACACCGACACACCCGAGATCGACCCGCTCGAGGAGGAGGTGAACAAGCTCTCCGAGCAGAAGGGCATCCTCTTCACCATCGCGGCCGGGAACGAGGGCGACGACGGCGCCGGGGGCGCCCGGACCGTGGGCTCCCCGGGCAGCGCGGCCGACGCGCTCACCGTCGGCGCCGTCGACGTCAAGGACAAGCTCGCCTCCTTCTCCAGCCGTGGCCCCGGCATCGACGGTGCCATCAAGCCCGATGTCACCGCGCCCGGAGTGGACATCACCGCCGCCTCCGCCCACGGCAGCCTCATCGCCAAGGAGGAGGGCGAGAAGCCGGCCGGCTATGTGACCATCTCGGGCACCTCGATGGCGACCCCGCATGTCGCGGGCGCGGCCGCGCTGCTCAAGCAGCAGCACCCCGACTGGACGTTCGCCGAGCTGAAGTCCGCGCTGACGGGTTCCGCGAAGGGCGGCAACTACACCCCCTTCCAGCAGGGCACGGGCCGGATCGCGGTGGACCGGGCGATCGCCCAGACCGTGCTCGCCGAACCGTCGTCCGTGAACTTCGGCATCGCGCAATGGCCGCACACCGACGACCAGCCCCTCACCAAGGAGCTGACCTACCGCAACCTCGGCGACACCGACGTCACCCTGTCGCTCTCGCTCACGGCCAAGAACCCCACGGGCCAGGCCGCGCCCTCCGGATTCTTCACCCTGGGCGTGCAGGAGGTCACCGTCCCGGCGGGCGGCACCGCGTCGGTCCCTGTCACCGCCGACACCAGGCTGGGCGGCAGCACCTTCGGCGCGTACTCCGCGTATGTGACCGCGAACGGCGGCGGCCAGAGCGTGCGCACGGCCGTGGCCGTGGAGCACGAGGCGGAGGCGTACGACGTCACCCTGAAGTACGTCAACCGTGCCGGACAGAAGCCCACACATCTGACCAGCCTGTTCGACATCACGGGCCGGGACGGCAGGGAGTACCTGTCGAAGACGGCCGGGACCGTCACGACCATCCGGGTGCCCAAGGGCACCTATCTGCTGGACTCGCTCTCGCTGCGGGACTTCGTCTCCGCCAAGGGCGGTATCGACTGGCTGGTCCAGCCCAGGCTGAGCGTCACCAAGAACACCACGGTCACCCTCGATCTGACGAAGGCGAACCCCGCCGACATCACGGTGCCGGACTCCGCCGCCAAGCCCCTTGAGGCGATGGTCTCCTTCACCGACGACAAGATCGGGTTCTATGACGCCTACGCCCTGCCGTCCTTCAAGGACGTGCGGGTGGCGCACGTCGGACCGGAGGTCTCCTCGGGCCTGTCCCAGACCTGGTTCGGACAGTGGACCAAGGGTGGTGCCGCCGAGTACGACATCATCACCAGCGCCAAGGTCAAGAAGCTGAAGGGCGCGCACGTCCACCACTACAAGGCGTCCGAACTGGCCACGCTGAAGGTGAACCTGGGCTCCCCGACCAGCGGGAAGACCGGGGCGGTCTCCGCCTATGCCTTCCTGCCGGGCGACTTCGGCTTCAACTCCCCGGTCCAGCAGAAGCTGCGCGGCACGCGCACGCTGCGCGTCTCGACCGGCGAGAAGGTGAAGTGGGGTCTGGACTTCTTCCAGTTCGGAAGCAAGAAGGACGAGTGGGGCTTCCCGGAGCTGGAGGCGTACTACAGCCTCGACACCCTGCAGACCTTCAAGGGCGGCAAGAGCTACTCCAAGACCTTCAACACGGCCGTGTTCGGGCCGCGGGTCAGCGCCGACTACGGCATCTTCCGTGAGGGCAACGAGATCTACGGTGATCTGCCGCTGTTCGCCGACGGCCAGACGCACTACGGGTTCTCCACGGTCAGCTCGGCCAAGACGACCCTGTACCGCAACGGCACCAAGGTGGGATCGAACAACGACCCGCTGTTCGGCCAGCCCTTCAAGGTCCCGGCCGGAGATGCCTCGTACAAGCTGACGACCTCGGTCACCCGCAGCGCCAAGGTCGCCGGGACCTCCACCCGGGTCGACGCGAGCTGGACCTTCAAGTCCAAGAAGGCCGGCTATGCCAAGCTGCCCGCCTCGACGGTCCGCTTCGCGGCGACCACCGGGCTGGACAGCCGGGTCAAGGCCGGCAAGAAGGTCACCGTTCCGGTCACCGTGCAGGGCTCGGCCGCGGGCAGCAACCTGAAGTCCCTGACGGTGTGGGCGTCGTACAACAACGGCAAGACCTGGACCAAGCTGACGGTCAAGAAGGGCAAGATCACCCTCAAGAACCCGGCGAAGGGCAAGGCGATCTCGTTCCGCGGCAAGATCGTGGACAAGAAGGGCAACACCTCGGTCCTGTCGATCTACAACGCCTACTACGGCAAGTGA